The proteins below come from a single Prochlorococcus marinus CUG1415 genomic window:
- a CDS encoding GMC oxidoreductase: MDINPYDAIVVGSGATGGIAALTLAEQGIKVLVIEAGAKIKRIEASNYEPISTIKRLSGVITKKHCNQSQHPGYWKNNPDLYSNELKHPYAFPEKKPFLWTQGKQIGGRSLTWGGITLRFSSEDFHPAKKDGFGPNWPISYDDLSPHYDFIENFCGIYGRKDDIKEVPNGNYIGEIPLTDNENIFGSKVKSKLNYPFIQSRGFDRNASVKEKQWPNSSSIGSTLKKALDTGNVQIISNHLVENFEINKLTELASKLTVVNLENGRKETLNCDLILLCASTISTLRILLCSEKKSNPLGFKDNSGKLGQYLMDHISVCRFFSVPKTKNSKKILNNSLDLSGAGSFFIPFGTNLPKIDNINFHRGYGIWGAIDRLGIPKFLQKDLNTAIGFLIAHGEVLPRKKNSVSLSKKTDKWGIPIPHIEFEWSENELNMAKHMTKTIKKSVDAANGEIRNIDELINIPIGSIFTKNLIALSDSPPPPGYYIHEVGGAPMGVSEEDSVVDKFNRLWRCKNVLVLDGACWPTSSWHSPTLTMMALTRRACLNIKKI; this comes from the coding sequence TTGGATATAAATCCTTATGATGCAATTGTTGTTGGTTCTGGGGCTACAGGAGGTATAGCAGCACTTACATTGGCCGAGCAGGGTATAAAAGTTTTAGTAATAGAAGCCGGAGCAAAAATCAAAAGGATTGAAGCTAGCAATTATGAGCCCATAAGCACCATAAAAAGATTATCAGGAGTAATAACAAAAAAACATTGCAATCAGTCTCAGCATCCTGGTTATTGGAAAAATAATCCTGATTTATATTCAAATGAATTAAAACATCCCTATGCATTCCCAGAAAAGAAACCTTTCCTATGGACTCAAGGTAAACAAATTGGGGGGAGATCATTAACCTGGGGAGGCATCACATTAAGATTTTCTTCAGAAGACTTTCATCCTGCAAAAAAAGATGGATTCGGGCCAAACTGGCCCATTTCATACGATGATCTTTCCCCTCACTATGATTTCATTGAAAATTTCTGTGGAATTTATGGACGAAAAGATGATATTAAGGAAGTTCCAAATGGTAACTATATAGGTGAAATCCCTTTGACAGATAACGAAAATATTTTTGGCAGCAAAGTCAAGTCAAAATTAAACTATCCATTTATCCAATCAAGAGGATTTGACCGAAATGCATCTGTAAAAGAAAAACAATGGCCAAATTCCTCTAGCATAGGAAGTACCTTGAAAAAGGCTTTAGATACAGGGAATGTTCAAATAATCTCTAATCACTTAGTAGAGAATTTTGAGATTAATAAGCTAACTGAGCTTGCATCAAAACTAACTGTCGTAAACTTAGAAAATGGGCGTAAAGAAACATTAAATTGTGATTTAATTCTCCTCTGCGCATCAACAATTTCAACACTGAGAATTTTACTTTGCTCAGAAAAGAAATCAAATCCCTTAGGTTTTAAAGATAATTCTGGAAAACTCGGTCAATACCTCATGGATCATATTTCTGTCTGTAGGTTCTTTTCAGTCCCAAAAACAAAAAACTCAAAAAAAATACTAAATAATTCTCTCGATCTTTCAGGAGCAGGGAGCTTCTTTATTCCATTCGGAACAAATTTACCAAAAATTGACAACATCAATTTCCATAGAGGTTACGGAATCTGGGGGGCAATCGATAGATTAGGAATACCTAAATTTTTGCAAAAAGATCTAAATACAGCTATTGGCTTTCTTATCGCACATGGGGAGGTCCTCCCTAGAAAGAAAAACTCAGTTTCATTATCAAAAAAAACTGATAAATGGGGGATTCCCATACCCCACATTGAATTCGAATGGAGCGAAAATGAACTAAATATGGCTAAACATATGACAAAAACGATAAAAAAATCTGTAGATGCTGCGAATGGAGAAATAAGAAATATTGATGAACTTATAAATATACCAATAGGAAGTATATTCACAAAAAATCTGATTGCACTATCAGATAGTCCTCCACCTCCCGGATACTATATTCATGAAGTTGGAGGAGCTCCAATGGGAGTTAGTGAAGAAGATAGCGTAGTTGATAAGTTTAATAGACTTTGGAGATGCAAGAATGTACTCGTACTGGATGGTGCCTGCTGGCCAACTTCATCATGGCATAGCCCAACTCTTACTATGATGGCTTTAACGAGAAGAGCATGTTTAAATATTAAAAAGATTTAG
- a CDS encoding DUF2811 domain-containing protein: protein MDQISHSKLSDVILDECSSNKVSLETELSETLYNKMKDFVLSNPTWDQYKLINSALATFLVQNGCTDENVSEIYLNQLFTPSKSF, encoded by the coding sequence ATGGATCAAATCAGTCATTCAAAATTATCCGATGTAATACTAGATGAATGCTCTTCAAATAAAGTATCTTTAGAAACGGAGCTTTCAGAGACTCTTTATAATAAAATGAAAGACTTCGTATTAAGTAATCCAACTTGGGATCAATATAAGCTTATAAATTCAGCACTAGCTACTTTTCTAGTACAAAACGGATGTACTGATGAAAATGTTTCTGAGATTTATTTAAATCAATTATTTACTCCTTCTAAATCTTTTTAA
- a CDS encoding pentapeptide repeat-containing protein, whose translation MRFITLTLLIIVLTLPSISFAALDYGKQSLVGGDFSGSDLKGATFYLTDLQDANLSDCDLQNATLYGAKLKDTNLSNSNLREVTLDSAVLDGTNLSNTNLEDSFAYSTQFENVKIQGADFTNVFLPKDVVRKFCESASGTNPFTNRDTRETLECD comes from the coding sequence ATGAGATTTATAACTTTAACTCTTCTAATTATTGTTTTAACCCTCCCTTCTATAAGCTTTGCAGCATTAGATTATGGTAAACAATCCTTAGTGGGAGGAGATTTTTCTGGATCTGATTTAAAAGGAGCAACTTTCTATTTAACTGATTTACAAGACGCAAATTTATCAGATTGTGATCTTCAAAATGCGACTCTATATGGAGCAAAATTGAAAGATACTAATTTAAGTAACTCTAATTTAAGAGAAGTAACTTTAGACTCAGCTGTTTTAGATGGTACAAATTTATCAAATACTAATTTAGAGGATTCTTTTGCATATAGTACACAGTTTGAAAATGTAAAAATACAAGGCGCAGACTTCACAAATGTGTTCTTGCCAAAAGATGTTGTAAGGAAATTTTGTGAAAGTGCCTCTGGGACTAATCCCTTCACCAATAGAGATACTAGAGAAACATTAGAGTGCGATTAA